A DNA window from Alligator mississippiensis isolate rAllMis1 chromosome 11, rAllMis1, whole genome shotgun sequence contains the following coding sequences:
- the ARPIN gene encoding arpin isoform X1: MAPRCAQGQAVSLPHRALGLGCLTGTPRCSGLSSHSAVASPCCRTPPPALPWHSTPCPAQAGAVPLRGAAGPLPAPRYSVAAMIRGAGGAGSSPRPVHCEQLPAAWASRALQGGPGALLDGELVAVSRHAVSEPGGRRETYHVLYVRPSRIHRRRFDPKGKEIEPNFSNTRKVNTGFLMSSFKVEAKGDTDQLSLEELMGLVNKPELVKVTGCHTPSQTVAFWLPEAEMKKMELELGTEIRLKTRGDSPFVFSLAKLDAGTVTKCNFVGDSQVGASWTDNILAKKPQGGAAAEPCGQGDGAEDDEWED; encoded by the exons ATGGCTCCCAGGTGCGCCCAGGGCCAGGCCgtgtccctgccccacagggccctcgggctGGGGTGCTTGACAGGGACCCCCAGGTGCTCAGGCCTCAGCTCCCACAGCGCTGtggcctctccctgctgcaggactCCCCCCCCCGCCTTACCCTGGCACTCAAcgccctgcccagcacaggcgGGCGCTGTCCCTTTAAGGGGCGCGGCCGGCCCCCTTCCGGCCCCGCGCTACAGTGTTGCGGCCATGATCCGCGGCGCGGGCGGCGCGGGTTCGAGCCCCCGGCCCGTGCACTGCGAGCAGCTGCCGGCGGCCTGGGCCTCGCGGGCGCTGCAGGG CGGGCCCGGGGCGCTGCTGGACGGGGAGCTGGTGGCCGTGTCCCGCCACGCCGTGTCGGAGCCCGGCGGCAGGAGG GAGACATACCACGTGCTGTACGTCCGGCCCAGCCGGATCCATCGCCGCCGCTTCGACCCCAAGGGCAAGGAGATCGAGCCCAACTTCAGCAACACCAGGAAGGTGAACACGGGCTTCCTCATGTCATCCTTCA AAGTGGAAGCCAAAGGAGACACAGACCAGCTGTCGCTGGAGGAGCTGATGGGGCTGGTGAATAAGCCGGAGCTGGTGAAGGTGACGGGGTGCCACACGCCCAGCCAGACCGTGGCCTTCTGGCTGCCAGAGGCAGAGatgaagaagatggagctggagctggggacagAAATCCGGCTGAAAACCCGGGGTGATAGCCCCTTTGTGT TCTCTCTAGCCAAGCTGGACGCAGGGACAGTGACCAAGTGCAACTTTGTTGGTGACAGTCAGGTCGGAGCTTCCTGGACAGACAACATCCTGGCTAAGAAACCACAGGGGGGGGCAGCGGCTGAGCCCTGTGGGCAGGGGGACGGAGCAGAGGACGACGAGTGG GAGGACTGA
- the ARPIN gene encoding arpin isoform X2: MSSFKVEAKGDTDQLSLEELMGLVNKPELVKVTGCHTPSQTVAFWLPEAEMKKMELELGTEIRLKTRGDSPFVFSLAKLDAGTVTKCNFVGDSQVGASWTDNILAKKPQGGAAAEPCGQGDGAEDDEWED, encoded by the exons ATGTCATCCTTCA AAGTGGAAGCCAAAGGAGACACAGACCAGCTGTCGCTGGAGGAGCTGATGGGGCTGGTGAATAAGCCGGAGCTGGTGAAGGTGACGGGGTGCCACACGCCCAGCCAGACCGTGGCCTTCTGGCTGCCAGAGGCAGAGatgaagaagatggagctggagctggggacagAAATCCGGCTGAAAACCCGGGGTGATAGCCCCTTTGTGT TCTCTCTAGCCAAGCTGGACGCAGGGACAGTGACCAAGTGCAACTTTGTTGGTGACAGTCAGGTCGGAGCTTCCTGGACAGACAACATCCTGGCTAAGAAACCACAGGGGGGGGCAGCGGCTGAGCCCTGTGGGCAGGGGGACGGAGCAGAGGACGACGAGTGG GAGGACTGA
- the AP3S2 gene encoding AP-3 complex subunit sigma-2 has translation MIHAILVFNSHGRPRLARFYQRLPEEAQQQIIRETFQLVLKRDDSICNFLECGSLLGGSDYKLIYRHYATLYFVFCVDSSESELGILDLIQVFVETLDKCFENVCELDLIFHVDKVHYILQEVVMGGMVLETNMNEIVAQIDAQSKLEKSEGGLSAAPARAVSAVKNINLPELPRNINIGDINIKVPSLSPFV, from the exons ATGATCCACGCGATCCTCGTGTTCAACAGCCACGGGCGGCCGCGGCTCGCCCGCTTCTACCAGCGCCTG CCGGAGGAGGCGCAGCAGCAGATCATCCGCGAGACcttccagctggtgctgaagcGGGACGACAGCATCTGCAACTTCCTGGAGTGCGGCAg CCTGCTCGGCGGCTCCGACTACAAGCTGATCTACCGGCACTACGCCACGCTGTACTTCGTGTTCTGCGTGGACTCGTCGGAGAGCGAGCTGGGCATCCTGGACCTCATCCAG gtGTTTGTGGAGACACTGGACAAGTGCTTTGAGAACGTCTGTGAGCTGGACCTCATCTTTCACGTGGACAAG GTTCACTATATCCTCCAGGAGGTGGTGATGGGTGGCATGGTGCTGGAGACCAACATGAATGAGATTGTGGCGCAGATCGACGCCCAGAGCAAGTTGGAGAAGTCTGAG GGCGGCCTCTCAGCCGCGCCCGCCCGTGCCGTCTCTGCCGTGAAGAACATCAACCTGCCCGAGCTGCCGCGCAACATCAACATTGGCGACATCAACATCAAGGTGCCCAGCCTGTCGCCCTTCGTTTGA
- the ANPEP gene encoding aminopeptidase N: MAAGFFISKTLGIVGIVLGIGAVATIIALSVVYSEEKNRNTAAVSVPSTTPSGAASTTPPTSGPSGPQQPWNRWRLPDSLKPLNYTVTLQPFLEPNDQGLYIFKGNSTVIFQCQTATNLVLLHSKKLNYTNQGSFLASLQGLDGAHTPAINRSWLEPETEYLVLTLMEPLVAGRRYQLFSTFVGELADDLAGFYRSEYMEGNVTKVVATTQMQAADARKAFPCFDEPAMKATFEVTLIYPVNHKALSNMLPQSSRQQVVDGVMREVVTFHRTPPMSTYLLAFIVSEFTSVDNQTDNLLVRIWGRPNAIAEGQGAYALEVTGPILRFFEKHYNTPYPLPKSDQVALPDFNAGAMENWGLVTYRENSLLFDSNFSSIGNKERVVTVIAHEIAHQWFGNLVTLRWWNDLWLNEGFASYVEYLGADAAQPTWRIKDLMVLNDVYRVMEVDALASSHPLTFQEDEINTPAQISEVFDSISYSKGASVLRMLSAFLTEERFKRGLQSYLHTFEYGNTVYNDLWTHLQRVVDADKFSLPDSIKNIMDRWTLQMGFPMVTVDTTTGSISQKHFLLDPTSVVDRPSQFQYTWIVPITWKTTTGAEQTYWLTQTTATNPSFQVLQANWLLLNLDVKGYFRVNYDTQNWNRLLAQLSSDHQVIPVINRAQIIDDAFNLARAKYVQVELALNTTRFLQKETEYLPWTAALNNLAYFQLMFDRSEVFGPMQSYVQKQVNPLFKHYKTITSNWTTIPESLMDQYNEINAISTACSYGIPECLELATALFDQWKANSTNNPIHPNLRSSIYCSAIATGGEAAWAFGWQMFLEAPVVAEADKLRSALACSQEPWILNRYLEYALDPSKIRKQDATSTINSIARNVVGQTLAWNFIRGNWATLFQQYGGGSFSFSGLIQSVTRRFSTEFELKELEQFKADNMNVGFGSGTRALEQALERTKANIKWVQENKQPVLAWFKSEAS, translated from the exons ATGGCCGCGGGGTTCTTCATCAGCAAGACGCTGGGCATCGTAGGCATTGTGTTGGGCATCGGCGCCGTGGCCACCATCATCGCCCTGTCCGTGGTGTACTCGGAGGAGAAGAACCGCAACACGGCTGCCGTCAGcgtgcccagcaccaccccctccgGGGCCGCGTCCACCACGCCACCCACCTCAGGCCCCAGCGGGCCCCAACAACCCTGGAACCGCTGGCGGCTGCCTGACTCGCTGAAGCCGCTGAACTACACGGTGACGCTCCAACCTTTCCTGGAGCCCAATGACCAGGGCCTCTACATCTTCAAGGGCAACAGCACCGTGATCTTCCAGTGCCAGACCGCCACCAACCTCGTGCTGCTGCACAGCAAGAAGCTCAACTACACGAACCAGGGCAGCTTCCTCGCCTCCCTGCAAGGCCTCGACGGTGCCCACACGCCCGCCATCAACcggagctggctggagccagaaaCCGAGTACCTGGTGCTGACGCTGATGGAGCCGCTGGTGGCAGGCCGCCGGTACCAGCTGTTCAGCACCTTCGTGGGGGAGCTAGCCGACGACCTGGCCGGGTTCTACCGTAGCGAATACATGGAAGGCAACGTCACGAA GGTGGTGGCCACAACACAGATGCAGGCGGCAGACGCACGGAAGGCCTTCCCCTGCTTCGACGAGCCGGCCATGAAAGCCACGTTCGAGGTGACGCTCATCTACCCAGTCAACCACAAGGCACTCTCCAACATGCTCCCACAGA gctccaggcagcaagTCGTCGATGGTGTCATGCGGGAAGTTGTCACCTTCCATCGCACACCCCCGATGTCCACCTACCTGCTGGCCTTCATCGTCAGCGAGTTCACCAGCGTCGACAACCAGACGGATAATCTCctg GTCCGGATCTGGGGCCGGCCCAATGCCATCGCGGAGGGGCAGGGCGCCTACGCGCTCGAAGTCACCGGGCCCATCCTGCGCTTTTTCGAGAAACACTATAACACGCCGTACCCCCTGCCCAAGTCTG ATCAGGTGGCACTGCCCGACTTCAACGCGGGCGCCATGGAGAACTGGGGACTGGTGACGTACCGCGAGAACTCGCTACTCTTCGACTCGAATTTCTCCTCCATCGGCAACAAGGAGCGCGTGGTCACCGTCATTGCCCACGAGATCGCCCACCAg TGGTTTGGGAACCTGGTGACCCTGCGCTGGTGGAATGACCTGTGGCTGAACGAGGGCTTTGCCTCCTACGTGGAGTACTTGGGGGCTGACGCCGCCCAGCCCACCTGGAGAATC aAGGACCTGATGGTGCTGAACGATGTGTACCGTGTGATGGAGGTGGACGCGCtggcctcctcccaccccctcaccttCCAAGAGGACGAGATCAATACCCCTGCCCAGATCAGCGAGGTCTTCGACTCCATCTCCTACAGCAAG GGAGCGTCAGTGCTACGGATGCTTTCTGCCTTCCTCACTGAGGAGCGGTTCAAGAGGGGGCTGCAG TCCTACCTGCATACTTTCGAGTACGGGAACACCGTCTACAATGACCTGTGGACTCACCTGCAGAGG gtggtcgACGCAGACAAGTTCAGCCTGCCTGACTCCATCAAGAACATCATGGACCGCTGGACGCTGCAGATGGGCTTCCCCATGGTCACCGTGGACACCACCACAGGGAGCATCTCGCAGAAGCACTTCCTGCTGGACCCCACGTCTGTGGTGGATCGGCCCTCCCAGTTCCA GTACACCTGGATCGTTCCCATCACATGGAAGACCACCACTGGCGCAGAACAGACGTACTGGCTCACGCAGACCACAG CCACGAATCCATCCTTCCAGGTGTTGCAGGCCAACTGGCTCCTACTCAACCTCGATGTTAAAGGGTATTTCCGGGTGAACTACGACACGCAGAACTGGAACCGGCTCCTCGCCCAGCTCAGCAGTGACCACCAG GTCATCCCGGTGATTAACCGTGCCCAGATCATCGACGATGCCTTCAACCTGGCTAG GGCAAAGTACGTGCAGGTGGAGCTGGCGTTGAACACGACACGGTTCCTGCAAAAGGAGACCGAGTACCTGCCCTGGACTGCCGCCCTCAACAACCTGGCCTACTTCCAGCTCATGTTCGACCGCAGCGAGGTCTTCGGGCCCATGCAG AGCTATGTCCAGAAGCAGGTGAATCCCCTGTTCAAGCACTACAAGACCATAACCAGCAACTGGACCACCATCCCGGAAAGCCTGATGGACCA GTACAACGAGATCAACGCCATCAGCACGGCCTGCTCCTACGGCATCCCCGAGTGCCTGGAGCTGGCCACCGCCTTGTTCGACCAGTGGAAGGCAAACTCCACGAACAACCC CATCCACCCGAACCTGCGCTCCTCCATCTACTGCAGCGCCATCGCCACGGGCGGCGAGGCGGCCTGGGCCTTCGGCTGGCAGATGTTCCTCGAGGCCCCCGTCGTGGCCGAGGCTGACAAGCTCCGCTCTGCCCtggcctgcagccaggagccctggatcCTCAATAG GTACCTGGAGTACGCGCTGGACCCTTCCAAGATCCGCAAGCAGGATGCCACGTCCACCATCAACAGCATTGCCCGCAACGTGGTGGGCCAGACCCTGGCCTGGAACTTCATCCGCGGCAACTGGGCCACGCTGTTCCAGCA GTACGGCGGGGGCTCCTTCTCCTTTTCTGGCCTGATCCAGTCCGTGACGCGGCGCTTCTCCACCGAGTTCGAGCTGAAGGAG CTGGAGCAGTTCAAGGCAGACAACATGAACGTGGGCTTCGGCTCGGGCACGCGGGCGCTGGAGCAGGCCCTGGAGCGCACCAAGGCCAACATCAAGTGGGTACAAGAGAACAAGCAGCCGGTGCTGGCCTGGTTCAAGAGCGAGGCCAGCTAA